The DNA segment AAATACGTAACATTAGAAGTTCGTGTTCAACTTAAAAATACTGCCAAAAGCATTAAAGAAATAGCAGAAGACATGCACTTCCCTAATCAGTCTTTTCTTGGTAAATATTTCAAGGAACACTCAGGAATGTCACCTTCAGAATATAGAAAATCATAAGCTACTAATCATTAATATATTAAGTACAATAAAACGATATGATAAAAACAGAAACCATACAATCAGAGCTTGAATTTCTTTCAGACAATGAAAAGCGCCAGATACTGCCTCGATTTTTCAAGACAGGCAAAGGGGAGTATGGAGAAGGAGATAAATTCATAGGCGTGACAGTACCGAATATCAGAAGTGTTGCCATGTTACATCTCGACACAAACAATAATGAAATTGAGGAATTATTGCATTCTCAATGGCATGAGATACGAATGTGCGCACTTATGATTATGGTAGAAAATTGTAAACTCACAAGAAAGAGCAAATGGATTAAATTACATTCTGAAAAACAAGGAGAGGACCTTCGTAAAAAACTTTTCCAATTGTATCTTAAACATACGGATAGGATCAACAATTGGGATCTCGTTGACCTTACAGCACCTACAATAGTAGGTAACTACCTTAAGGACAAGGACAGAGACATCCTTTACAAATTAGCTAAGAGCCCGCTTTTATGGGATCAGCGCATTGCTGTAGTATCTACTTATGCATTTATACGTGAAAATGATTTTAAAGAAATCTACTCATTGGCAGAGATTCTTATACATCACAAGCATGATCTAATGCACAAAGCTATCGGATGGATGCTCAGAGAAGCAGGTAAACGCGATAAACCTTTGCTTATGGACTTTCTTGACATACATTGTAAAGAGATGCCAAGAACAATGCTTAGATACTCCATCGAGAAATTTCCAGAATCCGAAAGACAATATTATATGAGTAAATAGAACTTATTTGATTTCACATAATCTATTACTAAATTTTCATCACTAAAATATAAATAATTATGAACGAGACATTAGAAAACATGAAGTCACGCCG comes from the Xylanibacter oryzae DSM 17970 genome and includes:
- a CDS encoding DNA alkylation repair protein, with protein sequence MIKTETIQSELEFLSDNEKRQILPRFFKTGKGEYGEGDKFIGVTVPNIRSVAMLHLDTNNNEIEELLHSQWHEIRMCALMIMVENCKLTRKSKWIKLHSEKQGEDLRKKLFQLYLKHTDRINNWDLVDLTAPTIVGNYLKDKDRDILYKLAKSPLLWDQRIAVVSTYAFIRENDFKEIYSLAEILIHHKHDLMHKAIGWMLREAGKRDKPLLMDFLDIHCKEMPRTMLRYSIEKFPESERQYYMSK